The segment GAGTTCGCCCTCGTCCTGAGGAATCGCCAGCACGATGCGCTTCCCGGTGTGTCCAGCATGCGCGGTGGTCGTGAGGGCAACTGCCAGGGCAGCAGTGAGAAAGCGGGCAACTGGGCTCCGTCTCATAGGTGACCTCCCACACCGGTTTTCCACCGGTGGTCATGCGAGCACGACGAATGGTGTGACACAACCTGCCCCGGACACGCGCTGAGCATGCCAGACCTTAAATTCAATCCCCCCGGGTGGGTATCACCATAATCCTCATCGCTGGGGAATGCAAGCGATCACCCAGTTGGAAAAATACAGTGCAGGACGACAAGCGTCAGTCAGCCCGCTGCGCTAGGCAGGCTCGCGAGCGATCGCATGCTGGACCCCCCCCCTACCTGAGAGCACGAAACGACGCCCTGCACGTTGATCTGATCCCCTACGAGGGGAAGGGGAATTTTATGAGTTCCAAATATGCCAGCCAACCAGCGATGCCGACGGCCGCTATCCCGCAGATATTCGTGGTCAGCACGGCCTCACCACAGGTGGTTCAGCGATGGTGGCCCGCTCTGGAGCCGCTGTCTATTTCGGCCAGAGACGGTTCATCCACCCGGCCGGGTCCGTGCCCTCACCACGCACCCGCATCTCGAGGTGCAGGTGCGCCCCGGTACTGAGCCCGGTGCTGCCGACCTCCCCGACCTTCTGCCCGCGCGTAACCTGCTGCCCGACTTTGACCGTCACTGCACGCTGATGGAAGTACAGGCTGGTCACTCCCGCTCCGTGATCAATCACGACCAGGCCCCCGCGCACCGGGTACATACCCGCCACGACGACCGTCCCGGCATTGACGGCCGTCACGGGAGTCCCTGCGGGCGCCAGGTAATCCGTGCCGTAGTGGTACCCGACTGGCCCGCCAGCCACATACGTCCGCGGCTGCCCGAACGCGCTGCTTTGCGCCTGCACCTTCGCCGCCGGTTGAAAGGGCTGCGACCACGCCTGGGCGGTCCGCCGGGCGTATGCCTGCTCGACCGCGGCGTCCTCCGCCTTCCGGGCCGGGTCTTCAAGCTTGCTCGCGACGCTGCGCGGCAGGTTCAGCCGTTGGAGAGGCTGCGCCAGCCCGGTGATGGGAATCCAGCCCCCCACCACTTCCTCACCCACCTGAACTTCATACTCCAGGGGCGTGCTTTTGCCGAGAACGGCGCGCCCCAGCACCAGGTACTCGCTTCCCACGGCGACGGGGCTCAAGCGCTCACCGGGCAGGCGGACGTCCTCACCCACTTCGCTGGGGAAACGCACAGTCGCCTGCCCGGCCCTGGGGCCACTCAGGCGCAGGACGAACGCGTCGCCCATCCGCAGCGTCACGGGCGCGCTGACTGTCACCCCACTGATCCGGGAGGACAGGTCGGCCGGAGTGGTCGGCGCGGAAGCAGCGGTCCCCACGACCGGGCCCTCGCCCGGCAGCTGAAGGACCTGGCCGACCTCGAGGCCCGTGCCGGTCAAACCGTTCAGCCGCACGAGTTCCGTGACGGTCGTGCCGTGGGCCTGCGCGAGACGGTACAGGGTATCGCCCGGTCTGACGGTGTAAGCGTCAGCGGTGCCTGCCAGAAGCGCGGCCACCAGGAGCAGGCCGCGGCACGAACGAGCAATGGCGCGGGTAGACAGCCGCTGCAGGGGAATGACGGTGTGGTTCATGTTGGTTCCTGACTGCGGGACGCCGCACGGCACCTGCCGCATCAAAGGCTTTTCTTGAAAAATTCCACGGACCGTTTGAGCGCCACACCCAGATTCCGGCTGAGATTGTGGTCGTCTCCCGGGTAGGTGAAGAGGGTGTGGGGCTGCCCGGCGGTCTTGAGTCCACTTGCGAGCGCCTGCGAGAACGAGACAGGGACGTGCGTGTCCCCCGTGCCGTGATGCAGTTGCACGGGGCGCCCCCCAAGGTCCGCGAGAAAGGAGTTGGGAGAAATCGCCCGGTACAGGGCAGGGCTTTGGGCGGGCGTGCCGTACTTCGCGAGCATCTGCGCGCGCGGGTCCGTGCTGGCCGCACCGCTCCCCCAGCGGGGCAAATCTTTGAAAATCAGGTCGTACGGACCGACGACGCCCGCCCAGATGTTGCCGGCCTTGATCTGCGGGTTGATGACCATGGCGCGCAGGGTGATGTGCCCGCCCATCGAGTGGCCCCACATGCCGATCCGCGCGGGGTTCACGCTCCCCAGCTTCCGCAGGGACGAGAAGGCGTTCAGGACGTCGGTGGTGTACTCGGGGGACCAGTACGCCGTCCCTGCTGGCCTGCCCTGGGAATTCCCGTGGCCGCGGTAGTCGGGCTTCAGGACGACGAACCCGGCGCGCGCGAACGCGTCCACGTACGCGACGTACCGCTCCGTGGTGCGGTACTGCTGGGGGGGAATGTAGCCGTGGTTGAACACGATGGCTGGCCAGCCGCCTTTAGGCGGTGTCCCGCTGGGCACGGTCAGCAGCGCCTCAATGCGCAACCCTTCCGACTGGTACGACACGACACGCCGGGCGTAGGTTGCGCCGGGCGAGAGCGTCTGCCGGGTCGTCAGGGTGCTGCCGGGGTACGAGCGGGCCCGCATGCGCTCGATCGACAGGGGCTCTTTGCTGTATGGCTGGGCCTGCGCCAGGGCGGCGCCACTCAGGCAGGCGAGGAGCAGGGTGAACCGGAGCAGGTCAGGCATGCTTGTTGGACCTTTCGCGTGAGTCGTCATGGACGGGGGGCCATCACGTACGCCATACCACCCGCGTGGTTCAGCCACAACCGCTCGAAGACGGCGCGCGGGTAGGTGCGCTTGACGCCAGCGTCGTTCTTGGCCGCGGGGTCATTCACGACCGGATTGCCCTGGGCGTCGAATCCGGTGAGGACCAGCAGGTGTCCGTTCGACCACGAGAGGGGGCCTCCGGGCAGCTCGCCCGCCTTGAAGCGGAGGCTGAGCGCCAGCGGAAGGCCGCGCTGAAGGTACGCTTCGGCGTCCCGCAGACTGCCCAGGCGCGTCACCATGGCCTGCAACCCCTGCGTGGCCGCGTACGCCGTGTTGAACGGCCAGTTGCCGAAACCGTCGTACGTCCGGTCGTACGTGGCCTTGGCCGCGTCCGGCACGCGGACGGGCCGCTTCCAGAACCCCAGGATCATGCTGACGCTCGTCGGACTGCACCAGATGGGCCCGCCGTTCGGGTAGATCATCTGGGAAAGGCCCGGCACCATCAGCACCTTGTTCCAGGCGCCCGGCTGGCCCGCCGCTCCCTGACCGCGGAACCGCAGGGCGGTGTCCGCCGTGTTGAAGGACAGCAGCTGTGCGCTCAGGCCGGAACCGAGCGTCGCCCGGTACTGGAAGGCCGTGGCGCGGAACGGCAACGTCAGCGTGTCGGTGTTGACCGTCCCGTCTGCCGTGCGGATAACGCGGGCGCTCGCCCGGGTCCCGGCCGCACTCCACGTTCCGAACCCGAAATACGGTGTCCAGCGGCCATCCGGTCGCCGCACCCGGACCTCCACGGTGACGGCACTGGAGGCCGGGCCGGTGACATTCCAGCTGGGAATCAGCTCGTTGAACGGGGCGACGTCCACGACCGGGCCTTCCAGACGGCCCCCGCGGCTTGGCGGGAGGGGAAGCCAGCTGGCCGGAACGCTCGTCTGCGCCTGAGCCGCCTGAATCAGGGGCGAGGGCTTACCGAAGCTGGTCTGCTGCGCGTAAGGTGCCGCCGCAGCCACTGGAGCGAGGAACAGGGTGCCGAGCAGGAGGGTCCGGGAAAACTTCACGCGTTTCAGGGTATCGGCGGAATGTTGCCGTTGTGTTAAGCCCGCCGGGCGGTGCCATGCACTTGAGGGTTGCTCTTCATTGGCGTCCACATGACCCCTGCCACAAGGGCGTTCTCAGGGAATCTTTACAGGAGCCTGACACTGTGAAGACCACGGCCGCGGTGCATCCGGCTCACGTGGTCGGGCGGCGGCGACTGGGGTTCCGACGCTTCTGCCTCGTGCGCCCCTTCAGGAGGAAGGCTGACCGACGCCCGCTGGCCCGTTCGCCCACCTTTCCGATCCTACGGAGGCCCACCATGACGCAACACATTCAGGACATGCTGCAAACCCACCCTCAGCCTCAAACCTTGTTCGATCAGGGCACTTTGGCGGAGTGTATCGCCGCTTGTTTCGACTGTGCGCAGGTGTGTACCGCCTGCGCTGACGCCTGCCTGGGTGAGCGCGAGCACCTGATGCACTTGGTGAGCTGTATCCGCCTCAATCTCGACTGCGCCGACATCTGTGGCACGACTGGCCGGATTCTCTCGCGGCTCACCCAGTCCAACCCAGGCGTCATGCGCGCTCAGCTTCAGGCGTGCCTCGCGGCCTGTCAGGCGTGCGGCCAGGAGTGTGAAATGCACGCCCGCGAGATGAACATGCAGCACTGTGCCGTCTGCGCCGAAAGTTGCCGCCGCTGTGAGCAAGCCTGCCAGCAGCTCCTGGGGAGCCTGAGCGCCTGAACCCACTGATTCCGGGCTGGCAGTGCTCGCCTTGTCGGTCGGCTTCGCTCAGCCCGGTGCCACCGAGCCCGCACGGTTCAGCAACTTGGTCTGCTGAACCGCAACTGTTTCCTGGGAGCCACGCCCTCATCATGGTGTGAGGGCGTGGCATCTACTTGATGTTCAGGAACGCGAGGAGCGCTTTGGAAATGGCTCCGGCAAGACGCTGCCGGTACACGGGCTGCGCGAGCTTCGGACCTTCGACCGGGTGTGAGCCGAACCCCAGCTCGATCAGGACGGCGGGCGTCGTGGGATTACTGATCACATAGAACGCGTCCGTGCGGACGCCGCGGCTCACGGCACCTGTCGCGCGGATCAGGTTGGACTGCACCTGCTGCGCGAGCTGCCGGGAGAAGGACAGCTTCGCCTGCGCGAGCAGGTCTCCCAGCATGCCCTGAGCGCTGTTGGTCATGCTGCGGGTGAGGGCCTCGCCAACCGCGCCGCCGCCGTTCTCGAAGACAGCCGTGCTGCGTCCCTGCCCGGCCAGCGGCTGCCCGAAGTAAAACGTCTCGATGCCCTGCACCCCCGGGCCGGACGCGTTGGTGTGGATGCGGACAAACGCACTGACCGTGCCGGTGGTGGCCAGCCGTGAGCGCAGGTCCAGGTCAGTGCGTTTGTCCGCATTGAGATGCCGGTCGGAACTGCGGGTCATCACCACGTCCACTCCGCGTTTGACCAGTTCCTGGCGGACCAGCAACGACACCGCGAGGTTGACGTCCGCCTCGCGCACCCAGGCGCTGGCCATACCGGAATCGTTCCCCCCATGCCCAGGATCCAGGACCACACGTGGTCGGGCCGCCTGACGGCTAACGGGCCGGGTGACCACCGCCGTGGGGGATGCCGCCGGGCGGGCGGGCACGCGGGCGGCCGCGGTACCGGTCGGAACGTCGATCACCAGCCTGGCGGGTTGGCCACTCGTTGCTGGCAGCACGCTAGCCTTCGCCTGCGCATGTCCCTTGGCCAACGTGAGGGTCACCATGCGGCCCGTGACGGCATACCCGGTGATGCCCAGCGCGTTCAGGGAACCCTGTTCCGCCGGGAGGGACAGCCCCAGGCTCACGGTCGCGGTTT is part of the Deinococcus sp. YIM 134068 genome and harbors:
- a CDS encoding four-helix bundle copper-binding protein, whose protein sequence is MTQHIQDMLQTHPQPQTLFDQGTLAECIAACFDCAQVCTACADACLGEREHLMHLVSCIRLNLDCADICGTTGRILSRLTQSNPGVMRAQLQACLAACQACGQECEMHAREMNMQHCAVCAESCRRCEQACQQLLGSLSA
- a CDS encoding alpha/beta hydrolase family protein encodes the protein MRARSYPGSTLTTRQTLSPGATYARRVVSYQSEGLRIEALLTVPSGTPPKGGWPAIVFNHGYIPPQQYRTTERYVAYVDAFARAGFVVLKPDYRGHGNSQGRPAGTAYWSPEYTTDVLNAFSSLRKLGSVNPARIGMWGHSMGGHITLRAMVINPQIKAGNIWAGVVGPYDLIFKDLPRWGSGAASTDPRAQMLAKYGTPAQSPALYRAISPNSFLADLGGRPVQLHHGTGDTHVPVSFSQALASGLKTAGQPHTLFTYPGDDHNLSRNLGVALKRSVEFFKKSL
- a CDS encoding peptidase C39 family protein, which translates into the protein MKFSRTLLLGTLFLAPVAAAAPYAQQTSFGKPSPLIQAAQAQTSVPASWLPLPPSRGGRLEGPVVDVAPFNELIPSWNVTGPASSAVTVEVRVRRPDGRWTPYFGFGTWSAAGTRASARVIRTADGTVNTDTLTLPFRATAFQYRATLGSGLSAQLLSFNTADTALRFRGQGAAGQPGAWNKVLMVPGLSQMIYPNGGPIWCSPTSVSMILGFWKRPVRVPDAAKATYDRTYDGFGNWPFNTAYAATQGLQAMVTRLGSLRDAEAYLQRGLPLALSLRFKAGELPGGPLSWSNGHLLVLTGFDAQGNPVVNDPAAKNDAGVKRTYPRAVFERLWLNHAGGMAYVMAPRP
- a CDS encoding peptidoglycan DD-metalloendopeptidase family protein, which translates into the protein MNHTVIPLQRLSTRAIARSCRGLLLVAALLAGTADAYTVRPGDTLYRLAQAHGTTVTELVRLNGLTGTGLEVGQVLQLPGEGPVVGTAASAPTTPADLSSRISGVTVSAPVTLRMGDAFVLRLSGPRAGQATVRFPSEVGEDVRLPGERLSPVAVGSEYLVLGRAVLGKSTPLEYEVQVGEEVVGGWIPITGLAQPLQRLNLPRSVASKLEDPARKAEDAAVEQAYARRTAQAWSQPFQPAAKVQAQSSAFGQPRTYVAGGPVGYHYGTDYLAPAGTPVTAVNAGTVVVAGMYPVRGGLVVIDHGAGVTSLYFHQRAVTVKVGQQVTRGQKVGEVGSTGLSTGAHLHLEMRVRGEGTDPAGWMNRLWPK
- a CDS encoding N-acetylmuramoyl-L-alanine amidase family protein is translated as MRLPLLVSGLTVLLGTSAVAVPRVGTHAGFTRVVFTLPKTTTASMKVSGQTATVSLGLSLPAEQGSLNALGITGYAVTGRMVTLTLAKGHAQAKASVLPATSGQPARLVIDVPTGTAAARVPARPAASPTAVVTRPVSRQAARPRVVLDPGHGGNDSGMASAWVREADVNLAVSLLVRQELVKRGVDVVMTRSSDRHLNADKRTDLDLRSRLATTGTVSAFVRIHTNASGPGVQGIETFYFGQPLAGQGRSTAVFENGGGAVGEALTRSMTNSAQGMLGDLLAQAKLSFSRQLAQQVQSNLIRATGAVSRGVRTDAFYVISNPTTPAVLIELGFGSHPVEGPKLAQPVYRQRLAGAISKALLAFLNIK